In Pyramidobacter piscolens W5455, the genomic window GATTTTCCCCGGTTAACGCCGGCCTTCTTCGCAAGGTGCTCGGCGCGACTCCAAATACTTTCTTGAAAGCGAGCCCAAAGTAGGCGACATTGCCGTATCCCGATTCCCGGGCAGCTTGCCGCACGGAAGCCCCCGCGAGAAGGAGACCTCGTGCCCGCTGCATCCTGGCGTCCTTCAAGACGTCCATAAAACGGACGCCCTCCTCCCGGAACAGGCGGCTGAGATGTCCAGGGCTGACGCCGACGTGCTTTGCAGTTTCCTCCAGCGACGCTGTGCCAGGTTCCTCTCGGATGAAAGCCACGGCTCTCCGCACAGGCGAGCGTTCCGCATCGTCCGTCCCTTCCACGGAGGCGGAGAGAAAGTTCCCATGCTCCGCCAACTTTTTGAGCGCCTCCGTGAACCCTTGTTCCAGCGCCTTGATGCGCATGGTCTGACGAATCTCCGCCTGCCGGCGCTGGACGCACTTTTCCATCGCCTCCCGCAGAGCTTCCGCCCGAACCGGCTTCCAGAGGAAAGAGGCAACCTCGTCCTCCAAGGCACGGGCCAGGTTCGCGAGGGTATTATGGGCCGTCACGACCACGACTTGAGCGCCCAAACCTCCGCGGCGCAACCGCTCCAAGCTCAGCATCCCGTTCCCGCCGGGAAGGCTGATGTCCAGCAGCACGATGTCCGGAGAGCGTTCCCGGGCAAGACGCTCGAATTCAGGAACGTTTCCGGCCTCGTCGATCTCGAGCGATGGGAAAAAACCGTGGAGCAGCAGGACCAGCGCGTCGCGCTCCAGTTTCTCGTCCTCAACGACGAGCGCTCTCAACGGCTGGATCGATGGAAGTTCAAGCGCAGACACAGCGGACTCCAAGCTCATGGAAGGTTCACCGGCCTTTCCGGAAGCCGCAGTTCGATGCGGGTTCCTCCGCGGGGGATACTCCTGACTTCTATGGAAGCAGACTTCTCGTAGTAGAGGTGCAAACGTTTCCGAACGTTTGCCAGTCCCATTCCTTCCCGAAAACGGTTCATCTCGAACCCCACCCCGTTGTCTTTCAGAACGATATGGAGAGAGTTCCTTTCTTTTCTCGCCGCCAAGAGGAGCTTCCCCTTCCGAAGCGAGGGTTCGAGCCCGTGGATCAGGGCGTTTTCCACCAACGGCTGGAGCAACATGAAAGGGACCAGACACTCGCGCACTTCCGGATCCTCCTCGACGGAGAAAGAGAGGCGATCCCCGAAGCGAACCCGGTAGATTGCAAGGTAGCTGCGCACGCACTGGAGTTCTTCGCCGAAGCAGACCAATCCATGTTCACTCTGCTCCTGCAGGGTATAGCGCAGATAGTCCGCGAGCTGCTCGGTCATCTCCATCGTTTTCTTGGCGGCCTCGAAAAGAGCCAAGCGCGCGATACAGTTCAGACTGTTGAAGAGGAAGTGCGGATTGATCTGGTTCCTCAGAGCTTTTAGCTGGGCACGATGGAGCGCGTGTTCCATATCCGCGCCTCTCTGCCTTTGCTGGGACAACAAAAGGCTCTGCTCGAGAATCTTCTGCCGAGCTAGATTGATCTCGCATAATTCGACGATCTGCGTGGAAAGAAGGCGCATGATCTCGAGCGCCCGTTTCAGCTCGGTTTCATCCAGGATGGGAAGCTGCCGGTACTTCTCGATTAAAAAGGAACGCTCCTCGTCGTTCCTCACAAAGGTCCACCGCTTCGAGACGGCCTCGAGCTCCGCGTTGCCGACGATCTTGGAATGGACCTGCCCCGAGGCCAAGAACCCCGCCAGGCGGCCGTTGATATAAAGCGGAGCGCACAGATCGGTCAGACCGTTCGCACAGGTATACATGTGAATGTCCCCCTGTTTCAGCGAAGTTCGTATGGCCCTTTTGTCGCACGCGTCGCAAATGGCTTTGCCCTTGCGTATCGAATGTACGTGTTCGCAGAACGCCGAGGCATTCACCAGGATCACTTTCCGCCCCTTCGGAGTCAGCAGGGAAACCCCAACCCGAAAGAGATCGGCGAAGCTTCGGAAGAGTTCTTCCAGTTTGGCGATGTCCACCGTCTTCTGCCACCACTCTAAGGAACCGTATTCGAGGTTCTCGTCAGGCGACACTCCCCCTTCCTTCTCGCCGCGCGCGTCCTGTTCGAATGACATTTTTTCTAATGGTATGTCGTTTTTTATGACATTATTTTTCGACACCATTGATATAGCAACTCCTTTGGTGTAAAATATAACACAAAGATAAAAAATATGCTAGTTCTTCTTGTAAATATTTAATCCGTTTCCGGTGCGGTGAAGCGGATTATGTCACTCGAGGTTGCGCCACTCGGAAGAGACTTCACAGTAAGACATGAAAGGAGGTTTTGCACCCATGAAGCGTTTCATCGTGGAGCTGGGCATGGGGACGGATCTTCACGGCGGGGACGTC contains:
- a CDS encoding helix-turn-helix domain-containing protein; this encodes MSLESAVSALELPSIQPLRALVVEDEKLERDALVLLLHGFFPSLEIDEAGNVPEFERLARERSPDIVLLDISLPGGNGMLSLERLRRGGLGAQVVVVTAHNTLANLARALEDEVASFLWKPVRAEALREAMEKCVQRRQAEIRQTMRIKALEQGFTEALKKLAEHGNFLSASVEGTDDAERSPVRRAVAFIREEPGTASLEETAKHVGVSPGHLSRLFREEGVRFMDVLKDARMQRARGLLLAGASVRQAARESGYGNVAYFGLAFKKVFGVAPSTLRRRPALTGENPDS
- a CDS encoding PocR ligand-binding domain-containing protein, which translates into the protein MSPDENLEYGSLEWWQKTVDIAKLEELFRSFADLFRVGVSLLTPKGRKVILVNASAFCEHVHSIRKGKAICDACDKRAIRTSLKQGDIHMYTCANGLTDLCAPLYINGRLAGFLASGQVHSKIVGNAELEAVSKRWTFVRNDEERSFLIEKYRQLPILDETELKRALEIMRLLSTQIVELCEINLARQKILEQSLLLSQQRQRGADMEHALHRAQLKALRNQINPHFLFNSLNCIARLALFEAAKKTMEMTEQLADYLRYTLQEQSEHGLVCFGEELQCVRSYLAIYRVRFGDRLSFSVEEDPEVRECLVPFMLLQPLVENALIHGLEPSLRKGKLLLAARKERNSLHIVLKDNGVGFEMNRFREGMGLANVRKRLHLYYEKSASIEVRSIPRGGTRIELRLPERPVNLP